Proteins co-encoded in one Girardinichthys multiradiatus isolate DD_20200921_A chromosome 11, DD_fGirMul_XY1, whole genome shotgun sequence genomic window:
- the si:ch211-283g2.1 gene encoding sodium- and chloride-dependent GABA transporter ine, whose amino-acid sequence MELGPKQAAVMSKEEGMDQQPSRPTWSRQIEFTLAGIGCAVGLGNVWRFPYLCYRSGGGAFLVPYLLMLVVLGIPLLYMELSVGQYTRRGPVHALATVCPLLKGVGMASVAISFIMCTYYNIVITWALYYLFNSFQSLLPWQSCNNTWNTPNCTDHATNSSYSSTASQEFFKYRMLGQTSGVEETGTLQWELFLILILAWILIYLCIFKGVKSTGKVVYFTALFPYVILIALLINNVQLPGASDGIDFFIVPEWDKLRSVDVWVNAAAQIFNSIGIGFGSLLAMSSYNSFNNNILKDTLFISITNSLTSILAGFVIFSAFGYMSHLQGIPVSQLAVDGPGLVFIVYPQAFASMPVSQLWAFLFFFMLLCLGLDSEFAMVEVMVTSLLDEFYQHLIRIFKRKELFVLAVCCVSLLLGIPCVMQVGIYVFQLMDHYTAIVSIMFLAFFEILAICWSYGVKRLSSNVKEMTGKKPNIFFRLCWLIVDPVLITVILIFSIIQFKPARYGDYVFPPWAQGVGWVIALASIIWIPLGAIHTLWVLPGSLMKKLKLSIKPYALNDTKGGAGEPSVSVISSSIKLPEKSQFETHF is encoded by the exons ATGGAGCTCGGGCCCAAACAAGCTGCCGTGATGAGCAAGGAGGAAGGCATGGATCAGCAGCCCAGCAGACCAACATGGAGCAGGCAAATAGAGTTTACCCTGGCAGGAATCGGCTGTGCAGTGGGTCTGGGGAACGTTTGGAGGTTCCCTTATCTCTGCTACAGGAGCGGAGGAG GTGCTTTTCTGGTTCCCTATCTGCTCATGCTGGTGGTTTTGGGGATCCCTTTACTCTACATGGAGCTGTCTGTGGGCCAGTACACAAGGAGAGGCCCTGTTCATGCTCTGGCCACTGTTTGCCCACTCTTAAAAG GGGTGGGCATGGCATCTGTGGCCATCTCCTTCATCATGTGCACCTACTACAACATCGTCATCACCTGGGCCTTGTATTACCTCTTCAACTCCTTCCAGTCACTTCTTCCATGGCAGAGCTGCAACAACACCTGGAACACGCCCAACTGCACGGACCACGCCACCAACAGCAGCTACTCGTCCACAGCTAGCCAAGAGTTCTTCAA ATATAGGATGCTCGGCCAGACTAGTGGAGTAGAGGAAACAGGAACACTGCAATGGGAGCTTTTCCTTATCCTCATCCTGGCTTGGATCCTCATATATCTTTGCATCTTTAAAGGAGTGAAGTCAACAGGCAAG GTGGTGTACTTCACTGCTCTGTTCCCATACGTCATCCTCATCGCCCTCCTGATCAATAACGTGCAGCTTCCAGGTGCATCGGATGGGATAGATTTCTTCATTGTGCCTGAGTGGGACAAACTGCGCTCCGTGGAC GTGTGGGTGAATGCTGCGGCTCAAATCTTCAACTCCATTGGGATTGGTTTTGGCTCCCTGCTGGCCATGTCCAGTTACAACTCCTTcaacaacaacattttaaa GGACACACTGTTCATATCCATCACCAACTCCTTAACCAGTATCCTGGCAGGTTTCGTCATCTTCTCTGCCTTTGGGTATATGTCTCACCTGCAGGGCATTCCTGTCAGCCAACTGGCAGTGGATG GTCCAGGAttagttttcattgtttacCCACAAGCCTTTGCCAGCATGCCAGTGTCTCAGCTCTGGgccttcctgtttttcttcatgctgCTGTGCCTAGGGCTGGACAGTGAG TTTGCGATGGTTGAGGTGATGGTGACCAGTTTGCTGGATGAATTCTACCAACATCTGATCAGAATTTTCAAGAGGAAGGAGCTGTTTGTTCTTGCAGTCTGTTGTGTGTCCCTTCTGTTAGGGATCCCATGTGTCATGCAG GTAGGAATCTATGTCTTCCAGCTGATGGACCATTACACTGCCATCGTGTCCATCATGTTCCTTGCTTTTTTTGAGATTTTAGCCATCTGTTGGAGTTATG GTGTAAAGAGACTTTCAAGCAACGTGAAAGAGATGACTGGAAAAAAGCCAAACATCTTCTTCAGGTTATGCTGGCTCATAGTTGACCCTGTGCTCATCACT GTCATTCTGATTTTCTCCATCATCCAGTTCAAACCGGCTCGCTATGGGGACTACGTCTTCCCTCCCTGGGCTCAGGGTGTTGGCTGGGTCATTGCACTGGCCTCCATCATCTGGATTCCTTTGGGTGCCATTCACACTTTGTGGGTGCTACCTGGCTCGCTCATGAAG AAGCTGAAGCTGTCGATCAAACCATACGCCCTGAATGACACTaaaggaggagctggagaaccATCCGTATCTGTCATCAGCTCCAGCATCAAACTACCTGAAAAATCTCAATTTGAGACACACTTCTGA